The genomic segment ACGACCATTTGGAGTTAAAACGAATTAAGTTGCTCGACACCTTGTCAGATCAGGCTTATGAAGCCAAAGATAATGCCGGTAATGCCGCGGCAGAATTTGATGCGGACTTCTCTATTTTTTCAAACGCGATCAGCGAGCTTCTCGATGCGGTTGCCGAGGCATTCGGCGGAATGGTTAAGGCTGCAGCATAAAAGTTCAGTGTCATTCCAGAGCCCGGTAATCCTGCCGGTCAAAAAAACCATGCCGACAGCATGTCGGCATGGACACCAGGCGTTTAATGAGCGCATCGCAATCTGACCTGATTCTTTGAAGATAAGCACGGATGCTTATCGACCCGCCGGTGACGTTGCGTGTTCTGGTTAAAATCTTTCAAATAGACCGATTTTTAACGGAACCCAGAGCACTCAAGGCATGGAGCCAATTGAATTCGCGTAAACACTTAATTTGCATGCGTTAATGTGATTTAATAGTTACATAATACAACAGAGATCGTACAAATTCCGATTTTACCCGACTCGCAATCAAATCGAACAGTTGAGTCGTGAACATGGTGCTTGTCGGCTTGATTAACTCGTTGGGCAATTCTGGAGGATAACGGGCAAGCGTAGCGGCGCGAGGTACGAGCGTCCGAATTAAATAGGAGTATAAAATGAGATTGACGCGGCGACAATTGCAAACAGCACTCAATAGACTGGCAAAGGCAAACTCCGAAGCGCAACGGCAGCGCGC from the Methylomarinum sp. Ch1-1 genome contains:
- a CDS encoding helix-turn-helix domain-containing protein, with amino-acid sequence MQQRSYKFRFYPTRNQIEQLSREHGACRLD